One Euzebya sp. genomic window carries:
- a CDS encoding protein kinase has translation MRRRPPLSGPVTSDLLANRYVLEEHIAVGGMAAVWRAHDEVLARTVAIKILHDDLSREEAIRERFRREAVAAAKLVHPGIVSLFDTGVDGGRVYLVIEYVEGRTLADVLATEVLEPEEVARMASRIASALAHAHDRGIIHRDVKPANVLLSAAGAGGGWANGAVKVTDFGIAKAAQDSTLTAPGRVMGTAAYVAPEQLRGHEIDARADLYSLGLVMYEAMTGERAFSGGDPISVAEARLGAGPLHPRQLRADVPKALDDVVAALTAPEPADRPASAAAVVELLRPFAADRTVPPALPAAEEDDEGTSLRSELRWLAPVGGLLLLAAALVAVGIVGGIIDDDRISLSAEEVTPDLGAGGADADPIAEAGRDAGAGEGGEEPAPQVVPLRLGQITAFDPQGDGGGERDEFLPNLTDGAPNTAWATERYDTPQFGNLKDGVGFHVDLSGSRTLAEVVLEVPRGGFDVEIRVAGRVDPDPAAWVTATTIDDIAPGRSTYPLPENPTARYLLVWITGDLQPFETGFRAEIGEIEVQALAS, from the coding sequence GTGCGCAGACGCCCACCGCTCAGCGGGCCGGTCACCTCCGACCTGCTCGCGAACCGGTACGTCCTCGAGGAGCACATCGCGGTCGGCGGGATGGCGGCGGTCTGGCGCGCCCACGACGAGGTCCTCGCCCGGACGGTCGCGATCAAGATCCTCCACGACGACCTGTCACGCGAGGAGGCGATCCGCGAGCGCTTCCGACGTGAGGCGGTCGCCGCCGCGAAGCTGGTCCACCCGGGGATCGTCAGCCTGTTCGACACCGGCGTCGACGGCGGCCGCGTGTACCTGGTGATCGAGTACGTCGAGGGGCGGACCCTCGCCGACGTGCTGGCGACCGAGGTCCTCGAGCCCGAGGAGGTCGCCCGCATGGCGAGCCGGATCGCGAGCGCGCTGGCCCACGCCCACGACCGCGGGATCATCCACCGGGACGTCAAGCCCGCCAACGTGCTGCTCTCCGCCGCTGGCGCCGGCGGCGGGTGGGCCAACGGCGCGGTGAAGGTGACCGACTTCGGCATCGCGAAGGCGGCGCAGGACTCGACCCTCACCGCCCCCGGTCGGGTGATGGGCACCGCCGCGTACGTGGCGCCCGAGCAGCTCCGGGGCCACGAGATCGACGCGCGCGCCGACCTGTACTCCCTCGGGCTGGTGATGTACGAGGCGATGACCGGCGAGCGGGCCTTCTCCGGCGGCGACCCGATCAGCGTCGCCGAGGCGCGGCTGGGCGCCGGTCCGCTGCACCCCCGCCAACTGCGGGCCGACGTGCCGAAGGCCCTCGACGACGTGGTCGCGGCGCTGACGGCCCCCGAGCCCGCGGATCGCCCGGCGTCGGCAGCCGCCGTGGTCGAGCTCCTGCGGCCCTTCGCCGCCGACCGGACCGTGCCCCCCGCACTGCCGGCCGCCGAGGAGGACGACGAGGGCACGTCCCTCCGCTCCGAGCTGCGCTGGCTGGCGCCGGTCGGCGGGCTGCTGCTGCTCGCCGCCGCACTCGTCGCTGTCGGGATAGTGGGCGGGATCATCGACGACGACCGCATCTCGCTGTCCGCGGAGGAGGTCACGCCCGACCTCGGCGCCGGCGGGGCGGACGCCGACCCGATCGCCGAGGCAGGTCGTGACGCGGGCGCGGGCGAGGGAGGGGAGGAGCCGGCGCCACAGGTCGTGCCGCTCCGGCTTGGGCAGATCACGGCGTTCGACCCCCAGGGCGACGGCGGCGGCGAACGCGACGAGTTCCTCCCCAACCTGACCGACGGCGCCCCGAACACCGCGTGGGCGACCGAGCGCTACGACACGCCGCAGTTCGGGAACCTGAAGGACGGCGTCGGCTTCCACGTCGACCTCAGCGGGTCGAGGACCCTCGCCGAGGTCGTCCTCGAGGTGCCGCGAGGCGGCTTCGACGTCGAGATCCGGGTGGCGGGCCGGGTCGACCCCGACCCGGCCGCGTGGGTGACGGCGACGACCATCGACGACATCGCGCCCGGCCGGAGCACCTACCCGCTGCCCGAGAACCCCACGGCGCGGTACCTGCTGGTGTGGATCACCGGTGACCTCCAACCCTTCGAGACCGGCTTCCGAGCCGAGATCGGCGAGATCGAGGTGCAGGCGCTCGCATCCTGA
- a CDS encoding RNA polymerase sigma factor, whose translation MLTDARSSSGAVTRRPTAPRAEATDQVPDEDLVAAFVRGDERAYVALVDRYRRRVFGICIRYFGDPVDAEDAAQDVFLTLYRRAATFRGGSKFSTWMYRVTTNACNDLARKRARRPQKADAVVEELPLADADDHIGRRLLTLELREALLQLQPEHRDAVVAHTVEGRPYHEIAAEAGVAVGTIKSRVHRGHAKLAAILSEGEGSGAEPSDRGPPPT comes from the coding sequence GTGCTGACCGATGCCCGCAGCTCCTCCGGCGCCGTGACCCGGCGCCCGACCGCACCCCGCGCGGAGGCGACCGACCAGGTCCCCGACGAGGACCTCGTCGCGGCCTTCGTCCGCGGGGACGAGCGCGCGTACGTCGCGCTGGTCGACCGCTACCGGCGGCGGGTCTTCGGAATCTGCATCCGCTACTTCGGCGATCCGGTCGACGCCGAGGACGCCGCCCAGGACGTCTTCCTCACGCTGTACCGCAGGGCGGCGACCTTCCGGGGCGGATCGAAGTTCTCGACCTGGATGTACCGGGTGACGACGAACGCCTGCAACGACCTCGCCCGCAAGCGCGCCCGTCGGCCGCAGAAGGCCGATGCGGTGGTCGAGGAGCTGCCGCTGGCCGACGCCGACGACCACATCGGTCGCCGCCTCCTCACCCTCGAGCTGCGGGAGGCGCTGCTGCAGCTCCAGCCCGAGCACCGCGACGCGGTCGTCGCGCACACCGTCGAGGGGCGTCCGTACCACGAGATCGCCGCCGAGGCCGGTGTCGCCGTGGGGACCATCAAGTCACGCGTCCACCGCGGCCACGCCAAGCTGGCGGCCATCCTGTCCGAGGGGGAGGGGTCGGGAGCGGAACCCTCGGACCGCGGCCCACCTCCTACCTGA